One window of Methanobacterium alkalithermotolerans genomic DNA carries:
- a CDS encoding AIR synthase-related protein: MDIEGFVRREINIKDQKTIEKILSERIIEHKDLNPEKASKMAQAVIEEVKNTLKIQGLEDEFLKELMEVHGADISMGKMGVGSRGAGDFFVHRKIAEIVASSSTSSFINPTAQDDGGVVKVHAPEDKMFITTAVDGIHSRLSEYPFLGGFHVARAALRDVCVMGSDPVAIISDLHLADDGDVGKLFDFTAGVAAISELVKVPIVAGSTLRVGGDMVLGDRLVSAVGAIGVSPHPPTARKRAEAGDIILLTEGSGGGTITTTAIYHGLFDVVEETMDIDFILASEAIMQEGLLPQVHAMTDVTNGGLRGDAHEISTTTGLGMEFYQEKIRKMINPRVLEMLEKLNIDPLGVSVDSLMIIAPEEVALQSKKVIRKAGVKVEEIGVVNNSGSPIMIKEDGSKEELRPLFREAAYTKIKKLVGDTTPEDFELMKQKVQQAAQKSIAKKDRVVQSIKGN, from the coding sequence ATGGATATCGAGGGATTTGTAAGGCGTGAAATAAATATAAAGGATCAAAAAACTATTGAAAAAATACTATCAGAGAGAATAATTGAACATAAAGACCTTAATCCTGAAAAAGCCTCTAAAATGGCACAAGCGGTCATAGAAGAAGTTAAAAATACTCTAAAAATCCAGGGCCTGGAAGATGAATTTTTAAAAGAATTAATGGAAGTGCATGGGGCAGACATTTCCATGGGAAAGATGGGTGTAGGATCCCGGGGTGCAGGGGACTTTTTTGTACACCGTAAGATTGCAGAAATAGTGGCCAGCTCCTCCACTTCCTCTTTTATAAATCCCACTGCCCAGGATGATGGGGGAGTGGTGAAAGTCCATGCACCTGAAGATAAAATGTTCATAACCACTGCGGTGGATGGAATACATTCCAGGCTTAGTGAATATCCTTTTTTAGGAGGTTTCCATGTGGCCCGGGCTGCGCTGCGTGATGTATGTGTTATGGGCTCTGATCCGGTGGCCATTATAAGCGACCTTCACCTGGCTGATGATGGGGATGTGGGAAAACTTTTTGATTTCACCGCAGGTGTAGCGGCCATATCTGAACTGGTAAAGGTGCCTATTGTTGCCGGAAGTACCCTCCGGGTAGGAGGAGACATGGTTTTAGGAGATCGCCTGGTAAGTGCAGTGGGGGCTATAGGCGTATCACCACATCCTCCCACCGCCAGAAAACGAGCTGAAGCAGGAGATATTATTCTGTTAACTGAAGGATCAGGCGGAGGCACCATTACTACCACCGCCATCTACCACGGCCTTTTTGATGTGGTGGAAGAAACCATGGATATAGACTTCATACTGGCCTCTGAAGCCATTATGCAGGAGGGACTTCTACCTCAGGTACATGCCATGACTGATGTAACCAATGGTGGATTGAGAGGGGATGCCCATGAAATTTCCACCACCACTGGTCTGGGCATGGAATTTTATCAGGAAAAAATAAGAAAAATGATAAATCCCCGGGTCCTGGAAATGCTTGAAAAACTGAATATAGACCCATTAGGGGTTTCAGTTGACTCTTTAATGATCATAGCTCCTGAGGAGGTGGCCTTGCAATCTAAAAAAGTCATTAGAAAAGCAGGTGTAAAGGTAGAAGAGATAGGCGTGGTAAATAACAGCGGATCCCCTATTATGATTAAAGAAGATGGAAGCAAAGAAGAACTAAGGCCCCTTTTTAGAGAAGCAGCATATACCAAAATAAAAAAACTGGTGGGAGATACCACTCCAGAAGACTTTGAGTTAATGAAGCAAAAAGTACAACAGGCCGCACAAAAATCTATAGCAAAAAAGGACAGGGTGGTCCAATCCATTAAGGGTAATTAA
- a CDS encoding preprotein translocase subunit Sec61beta, which yields MAKKDKKTLPPSGAGLVRYFEEETKGPKLSPEQVVVMTVILAIFCLALRFSA from the coding sequence ATGGCAAAAAAAGATAAAAAAACCCTGCCCCCCAGTGGTGCAGGTTTAGTAAGGTATTTTGAAGAAGAAACCAAAGGTCCTAAATTATCTCCGGAACAGGTAGTGGTAATGACCGTTATTTTAGCAATATTCTGCCTGGCCCTTCGTTTTTCCGCTTAA
- a CDS encoding DUF5518 domain-containing protein — MDIDWKTVIIGLVLAIVLGLILSVILGEWGGTIGYLLATIYVGYTVGGDYMNGAIHGAWLVLFPP; from the coding sequence ATGGACATCGACTGGAAAACAGTGATTATTGGTCTGGTATTAGCGATAGTATTAGGTTTGATCCTTAGTGTAATCCTTGGAGAATGGGGAGGAACTATAGGATATTTATTAGCAACAATATATGTCGGTTATACTGTTGGTGGGGACTATATGAATGGAGCAATCCATGGAGCATGGTTGGTCTTGTTTCCGCCTTAA
- a CDS encoding DUF126 domain-containing protein: protein MQVFKCRVISRGKARGKIIHSSQPLSFLGGVDPDTGKIMDINHPLQGEIIKNKILVIPGGKGSTVGSYVIFQMYKNNTAPRAIICLEAEPIIATGAIMAGIPMVDHIRPEVMDILAQALEVEVDGDNGEIKVFNH from the coding sequence ATGCAGGTATTCAAGTGTCGAGTAATATCCCGGGGCAAGGCCCGGGGAAAAATCATCCACAGCAGTCAACCACTTAGTTTTTTAGGAGGGGTAGATCCCGATACCGGTAAAATTATGGATATTAACCATCCTTTACAGGGCGAAATTATAAAAAATAAGATCCTGGTTATCCCTGGAGGAAAAGGATCTACTGTAGGGTCTTATGTGATTTTTCAGATGTATAAAAATAATACGGCCCCCCGGGCTATAATCTGCCTGGAAGCAGAACCCATAATCGCCACCGGAGCCATCATGGCAGGAATTCCCATGGTGGACCATATACGTCCAGAAGTCATGGATATACTTGCCCAGGCACTTGAAGTGGAGGTAGATGGGGATAATGGTGAAATAAAAGTTTTCAATCATTAA
- the ftsA gene encoding coenzyme F390 synthetase, which translates to MTDIGYFNAEIETMERSNLDALVEERIKYTMKYAYENSPFYYKWFKKNNINFSDIKTHEDLQELPIITGSTVRDRQPPETKEFEFKCGSWDDIYTIHETSGTSGRPKSFFLTWEDWQRYAEKYSRAFTSQGFGTGDRVVVCASYGMNVGANTMTLAAKNIGMTIIPTGKCTFPVRLMQNYKPTGIVASIFKLLRLARRMKKEGLDPQNSSIKRLIAGGESFSPEARDYVEELWGVKIFNTYGSTEGTMCGECHKRVGLHVPEDMVHLDVYNPQMKDFVPDGECGRIVLTTLLPVGGKTGTLLLNYDTDDTTVVVSRDKCACGRTHMRIMNPQREAETFWISGNPFNRVDVEQGVFQRENMEYLTGEYESFIYGDEDEGEITMRVSVECETSDKCDQELIENNFIKSFFQYKPGLKQAYSEGSFDLIFNFTGPGGLEFYRIKGRPRRVVDRR; encoded by the coding sequence ATGACAGATATAGGCTATTTTAATGCAGAAATTGAAACCATGGAACGGAGTAATCTGGATGCTCTGGTTGAAGAAAGGATAAAATACACCATGAAATATGCCTATGAAAACTCTCCTTTCTATTATAAATGGTTTAAGAAGAATAATATTAATTTTTCAGATATAAAAACCCATGAAGATCTTCAGGAGCTACCCATAATTACAGGAAGCACGGTAAGAGATAGACAACCTCCTGAGACCAAGGAATTTGAATTTAAATGCGGGTCATGGGATGATATATACACTATTCATGAAACCAGTGGAACCAGCGGCCGGCCAAAATCCTTTTTTTTAACATGGGAGGACTGGCAAAGGTACGCTGAAAAATACTCCCGGGCTTTTACCTCACAGGGCTTTGGAACAGGGGATAGGGTGGTGGTATGTGCATCCTATGGAATGAATGTAGGGGCAAATACCATGACACTGGCTGCTAAAAATATTGGTATGACCATCATCCCCACTGGAAAATGTACCTTCCCGGTGCGTCTGATGCAGAATTACAAACCTACCGGAATCGTGGCCAGCATATTTAAACTTTTAAGACTGGCCCGTCGTATGAAAAAAGAAGGACTGGATCCTCAAAATTCTTCTATTAAAAGATTAATTGCGGGAGGGGAGAGCTTTTCACCTGAAGCACGTGATTATGTGGAAGAATTATGGGGTGTTAAAATTTTCAATACTTATGGCAGTACCGAAGGAACCATGTGTGGTGAGTGCCATAAAAGGGTAGGGCTGCATGTTCCAGAAGATATGGTCCACCTTGATGTTTACAATCCTCAGATGAAAGACTTTGTGCCTGATGGGGAATGTGGCAGAATAGTTTTAACCACTTTATTGCCGGTAGGGGGTAAAACCGGAACATTGCTATTAAATTATGACACAGATGATACCACTGTGGTAGTTTCCAGGGATAAATGTGCCTGTGGCCGAACCCATATGCGGATTATGAATCCTCAAAGAGAAGCTGAAACTTTCTGGATATCTGGGAATCCTTTTAACCGGGTAGATGTGGAACAGGGAGTTTTCCAGAGGGAAAATATGGAGTACCTCACTGGAGAATATGAGTCCTTTATCTATGGTGATGAGGACGAGGGAGAAATCACCATGCGGGTTAGTGTGGAGTGTGAAACCAGTGATAAATGTGACCAGGAACTAATTGAAAATAATTTTATAAAATCTTTCTTCCAGTACAAACCCGGCTTAAAACAGGCTTACTCTGAGGGTAGTTTTGATTTGATATTTAATTTCACCGGACCAGGAGGCCTGGAATTCTACCGCATAAAAGGTCGGCCGCGAAGAGTGGTGGATCGAAGGTAG
- a CDS encoding DedA family protein, which produces MLNSIINNIEVFFNTYGAWAVFFGGVIEQIIVPLPASLIVLTSSVITLKGVDLSVTSLGVLIFNIVIPASIGITIGSLVFYIIAYKAGIPFIEKIGRYMGFGAEDVQEVENKFKESRYEHLFIFVARCLPIIPSVAVNIFCGLIKYNFRNYIVITFLGTSVQIFFWGLMGWFSGNIYLLVKSQISFIDNLVTVMIVLIILYFILKKNREKIKI; this is translated from the coding sequence ATGTTAAATTCCATCATAAACAATATAGAAGTATTTTTCAATACTTACGGTGCCTGGGCAGTTTTTTTTGGAGGTGTGATTGAACAGATTATAGTCCCCCTCCCGGCCAGTCTGATTGTTTTAACCTCCAGTGTGATAACACTTAAAGGGGTTGATTTATCAGTAACCTCCTTAGGAGTTTTAATATTTAATATTGTGATACCTGCTTCTATAGGAATAACTATTGGATCTTTGGTTTTTTATATAATAGCCTATAAGGCAGGTATTCCATTTATAGAGAAAATTGGTCGTTATATGGGTTTTGGGGCAGAAGATGTTCAGGAAGTGGAAAATAAATTTAAAGAAAGTCGTTATGAACATCTTTTTATTTTTGTGGCCCGCTGCCTCCCTATTATTCCCAGTGTGGCAGTTAATATTTTCTGTGGATTAATAAAATATAATTTCAGGAATTATATAGTTATAACCTTCCTGGGAACCTCAGTGCAGATTTTTTTCTGGGGTTTGATGGGCTGGTTTTCAGGAAATATCTACCTCTTGGTTAAATCCCAGATATCTTTTATAGATAATCTGGTAACAGTAATGATAGTGCTGATTATTTTATATTTTATTTTAAAAAAGAATCGGGAAAAAATTAAAATTTAA
- the truD gene encoding tRNA pseudouridine(13) synthase TruD, with protein sequence MLNAETFITPTKGTGGTIRVEYEDFYVEEIPETIPTGEGPNTWMWIEKKGRTTLDVVLDIARDLKLSRKRMGFAGMKDKKAVTRQWLGISNFESKDLEPILDKYHHVKFIKVTQNQKKLRMGQLLGNKFRILIRNIENPDESAFEAQKVLKKLEEVGTPNYYGWQRFGKPRSNTHLVGKALTKNSLKKTVGAYIGNPYDDEPEHIKAARAAYDDGNLEKSFELMPTGMRYERMMLRTLLKEEKKKQTLDEESYRKALYSLPKPLSRMFIHAYQSFLFNKAVSKRSALGINQYHEGDIIIDNDEHLIHDGSPEDIQEQMDNFQAHPTAPLFGSKVPLAGGKLGEMEQEVLDEEGLSLDDFKCPKMPKLGSHGLRRAIRFKIWDVSATATPEGILTEFSIPKGCYATAVLREIMKTEAV encoded by the coding sequence ATGCTTAATGCTGAAACTTTTATTACCCCTACTAAAGGAACGGGAGGAACCATCCGGGTAGAGTATGAGGATTTCTATGTGGAAGAAATTCCTGAAACAATTCCCACCGGTGAAGGCCCCAATACATGGATGTGGATTGAGAAAAAAGGACGAACTACCCTGGACGTAGTTCTGGATATTGCCCGGGATTTAAAGTTGTCCCGTAAAAGAATGGGATTTGCAGGAATGAAAGATAAAAAGGCGGTGACCCGGCAGTGGCTGGGTATAAGTAACTTCGAATCTAAAGACCTGGAACCCATCCTGGATAAATATCACCATGTGAAATTTATTAAAGTCACCCAGAACCAGAAAAAACTTCGCATGGGACAGTTATTGGGCAATAAATTTCGCATACTAATCAGAAATATAGAAAATCCGGATGAATCTGCTTTTGAAGCCCAGAAAGTCTTAAAAAAGTTAGAAGAGGTGGGTACTCCTAATTACTATGGCTGGCAGAGATTTGGAAAACCCCGCAGCAACACCCATCTGGTGGGAAAAGCACTTACCAAAAATAGCCTAAAGAAAACGGTGGGGGCATACATTGGAAACCCCTATGATGATGAACCAGAACACATCAAAGCTGCTCGAGCAGCATATGATGATGGAAACCTGGAAAAATCATTTGAATTAATGCCCACTGGGATGCGTTATGAGCGAATGATGCTTAGAACACTCTTAAAGGAAGAAAAAAAGAAGCAAACCCTGGATGAAGAGTCTTATCGCAAGGCCCTCTATAGCCTTCCTAAACCATTAAGCCGGATGTTTATTCATGCTTACCAATCGTTTTTATTCAATAAAGCAGTTAGCAAAAGATCAGCTCTGGGAATAAACCAGTACCATGAAGGGGACATAATTATTGATAATGACGAACATTTAATACATGATGGGTCACCGGAAGATATTCAGGAGCAAATGGATAATTTTCAGGCCCACCCCACTGCACCACTTTTTGGAAGTAAAGTTCCTTTAGCTGGAGGTAAATTAGGGGAAATGGAACAGGAAGTTCTGGATGAAGAAGGCCTATCCCTTGATGATTTTAAATGTCCTAAAATGCCAAAATTAGGTAGCCATGGATTAAGGAGAGCTATAAGATTTAAAATATGGGATGTATCAGCTACCGCCACACCGGAAGGAATTTTAACTGAATTTTCCATACCCAAAGGATGCTATGCTACTGCCGTATTAAGGGAGATAATGAAAACTGAGGCAGTCTAA
- the hisH gene encoding imidazole glycerol phosphate synthase subunit HisH, producing the protein MITIINYGSGNLKSIKNGFSKIGADSLFTDNADMIKDAEALVLPGVGAFGTAMGNLLKFQDLILDHIDSGKPFLGVCLGLHLLFSHSEESNNIPGLNVFPGEVTRLPSGNKIPHMGWNQLKIIKNCSILEGIGSEYVYFVHSYYVVPENKDVVSAVAEYGIDVPAVLCRDNIYATQFHPEKSGKTGLDILKNFVKLVE; encoded by the coding sequence ATGATAACCATAATCAATTATGGCAGTGGAAATCTGAAAAGTATAAAAAACGGATTTTCAAAAATAGGCGCTGATTCTCTCTTTACAGATAATGCGGATATGATTAAAGATGCAGAAGCACTGGTCCTACCGGGGGTGGGGGCCTTTGGTACAGCTATGGGAAATCTACTAAAATTTCAAGATCTTATATTGGATCACATAGACTCGGGAAAACCATTTTTAGGTGTCTGTCTGGGACTACATCTTCTTTTTTCCCACAGTGAGGAGAGTAACAACATCCCTGGCCTCAATGTCTTCCCCGGGGAAGTGACGCGTTTACCTTCCGGTAATAAAATACCTCATATGGGCTGGAACCAGCTTAAAATTATTAAAAATTGCTCGATTCTGGAGGGCATTGGTTCGGAATATGTTTATTTTGTACATTCTTACTATGTGGTCCCTGAAAATAAGGATGTGGTGTCTGCGGTGGCAGAATATGGTATTGATGTACCTGCAGTATTATGCAGGGATAATATATATGCTACTCAATTTCATCCAGAAAAAAGTGGAAAAACTGGTCTGGATATTTTAAAGAATTTTGTAAAGCTGGTGGAATGA
- the purB gene encoding adenylosuccinate lyase: MAIHPIEFRYGTPEMKNIWESENKLQKMLDVESALAQAEAELGIIPLSAGEEIKNKASTQYVTLERVNEIERETNHDIASLVKALAEQCQGDAGEYVHFGATSNDIVDSSQSLLFKESIAVLQEKIERLTRLLLELAESNKENVCIGRTHGQHALPTTYGMKFALWAEEMYRQKERLDGVQKRLCVGMMTGAVGTTAALGVEGLRVHEKVSEILGLEPVSISNQVVQRDNHAEFMMVMANIATTLDKIALEIRNLQRTEIMEIGEKFDPEKQVGSSTMPHKMNPITAERICGVSRVVRSYVVAAMENNPLWHERDLTNSSCERIIFPEACILTDYILNLSLKLMGNLVFYPENIEKNLNLTRGLIMAERLMAELTRKGMGRQTAYALVRKCAIKANKDNELLSEVILTQNELEEYLSPEDVDEIMNPRTYIGSAVLMVENVLENSKNWF, encoded by the coding sequence ATGGCTATCCATCCTATTGAATTTCGTTATGGTACCCCTGAAATGAAAAATATCTGGGAATCGGAAAATAAGTTACAAAAAATGCTGGATGTTGAATCAGCACTGGCTCAGGCTGAAGCAGAATTAGGTATAATTCCTTTATCTGCTGGAGAAGAAATAAAAAATAAGGCCAGTACCCAGTATGTGACCCTGGAAAGAGTAAATGAAATAGAAAGAGAGACCAATCACGATATAGCTTCTCTGGTTAAAGCTTTAGCCGAGCAATGTCAGGGAGATGCAGGTGAATATGTCCATTTTGGGGCAACTTCTAATGATATTGTGGATAGCTCCCAATCATTACTTTTTAAGGAGTCTATTGCTGTACTCCAGGAAAAAATTGAAAGACTTACCAGATTACTTTTGGAGCTGGCAGAATCGAATAAAGAGAATGTATGTATTGGACGTACCCATGGACAGCATGCCCTACCCACCACCTATGGTATGAAATTTGCCCTGTGGGCTGAAGAGATGTACCGACAAAAAGAAAGGTTAGATGGAGTCCAAAAAAGACTCTGTGTGGGTATGATGACAGGAGCAGTAGGTACCACAGCTGCCCTGGGAGTAGAAGGCCTGAGGGTTCATGAAAAGGTTTCAGAAATTTTAGGATTGGAACCGGTATCTATATCCAATCAGGTGGTGCAAAGGGATAACCATGCCGAGTTCATGATGGTTATGGCCAATATAGCCACCACTCTGGATAAAATCGCCCTGGAGATTCGTAACCTGCAGCGAACAGAGATCATGGAAATAGGTGAAAAATTCGATCCTGAAAAGCAGGTGGGAAGCAGTACCATGCCTCATAAAATGAACCCCATAACCGCCGAGAGAATATGTGGAGTCTCCCGGGTGGTGCGCTCTTATGTGGTAGCTGCTATGGAAAATAATCCATTATGGCATGAAAGGGATTTGACAAACTCCTCCTGTGAAAGAATAATTTTCCCGGAAGCCTGCATTCTAACAGACTATATTCTAAATTTATCCCTGAAATTAATGGGTAATCTGGTTTTTTATCCAGAGAATATAGAAAAAAATCTGAATCTTACCCGTGGTTTGATTATGGCTGAAAGGCTCATGGCTGAACTTACCCGTAAAGGAATGGGACGCCAGACTGCTTACGCCCTGGTAAGAAAGTGTGCTATTAAAGCTAATAAGGATAATGAATTATTATCTGAAGTTATATTAACCCAAAACGAATTGGAAGAGTATCTTTCCCCAGAAGACGTTGATGAAATCATGAACCCCCGTACCTATATTGGATCCGCGGTTTTGATGGTGGAAAACGTGCTGGAAAATTCTAAAAACTGGTTTTAA
- a CDS encoding metal-dependent hydrolase family protein produces MKNVLITNAIIIDGTGKKPLENRDILVEKNIIKDIIPSNSLNNPEFEIIDAQGSFILPGFIDTHTHVMANGFKMEDTMQRPLALHFYNALENMDKTLNAGVTTIRDAGLADAGVKMAADKNLFPAPRMQICVMPLSISGGHFDFFLKSGFDMKLSYPGLPDSICDGEAEVRKRTREVLRSGAEVIKVMATGGVISANDSPEFAQFTIKELQAVVEEADYKGGLKVMAHAHGTDGIKNSLKAGIHSIEHGTYLDQEAADMMVENNAYLVPTFVVTNLNKKKAQQGELPEYSRKEAIEISHVHQENMELAYHSGVQIVMGTDCGVVEHGNNLLELKYLCKMGMEPQEAIMAGTLKAARCMGWEKKLGSIEKGKLADLVMVKKNPLEDISSLAREKNISMVIKDGKIVKDIRK; encoded by the coding sequence ATGAAAAATGTGCTCATTACCAATGCTATAATAATAGATGGAACTGGTAAGAAACCCCTGGAAAACAGGGACATTCTGGTGGAAAAAAATATTATAAAAGATATTATTCCCTCCAATTCCCTTAATAATCCCGAATTTGAAATTATTGATGCACAGGGTTCCTTTATTCTACCTGGATTTATTGATACCCATACTCATGTAATGGCCAATGGCTTTAAAATGGAGGATACCATGCAAAGGCCTCTGGCCTTACATTTTTATAATGCCCTGGAAAACATGGATAAAACATTAAATGCCGGGGTTACCACAATAAGAGACGCAGGTTTAGCTGACGCAGGGGTTAAAATGGCTGCAGATAAGAATCTTTTTCCAGCACCCCGTATGCAGATATGTGTCATGCCCCTTTCCATCAGTGGAGGACACTTTGACTTTTTCTTAAAATCTGGATTTGATATGAAGTTATCCTATCCCGGCCTCCCGGATAGCATATGTGATGGAGAAGCCGAAGTTAGAAAAAGAACCAGGGAAGTTTTAAGATCTGGAGCTGAAGTTATAAAGGTAATGGCCACAGGGGGAGTAATCAGTGCCAATGATAGTCCGGAATTTGCCCAGTTCACCATTAAGGAGCTACAGGCTGTGGTGGAAGAAGCAGATTATAAGGGCGGTTTAAAGGTAATGGCCCATGCCCATGGTACCGACGGCATAAAAAATTCACTTAAAGCAGGTATCCACTCCATTGAACATGGTACCTATCTGGATCAGGAAGCAGCAGATATGATGGTAGAAAATAATGCTTACCTGGTTCCCACTTTTGTGGTAACCAATCTCAATAAGAAGAAAGCTCAGCAGGGCGAATTACCAGAATATAGTCGCAAAGAAGCTATTGAAATATCCCATGTACACCAGGAAAACATGGAGCTGGCCTATCACTCCGGGGTGCAGATAGTAATGGGAACCGATTGTGGAGTGGTGGAACATGGTAATAATCTTCTGGAACTGAAATATTTATGCAAAATGGGGATGGAGCCCCAGGAAGCCATTATGGCGGGGACTTTAAAAGCAGCCCGGTGTATGGGATGGGAAAAAAAGCTAGGATCAATTGAAAAAGGTAAACTGGCTGATCTGGTTATGGTAAAAAAGAATCCCCTGGAAGATATAAGTTCCCTGGCCCGGGAAAAGAACATCTCAATGGTAATAAAAGATGGAAAAATAGTTAAAGATATTCGAAAATGA
- a CDS encoding DUF5518 domain-containing protein yields the protein MSDIKAIAAGGLFAAALTLALGISIFPLFFLGPLAGGYLSIYLTKKYEMDGVKDGALSGLVGGVVISLISFAGIGILSTLIGLFSANLGDIASLIGILAGILFTSIILIIFVVLGALGGVLAENMREKSIN from the coding sequence ATGAGTGATATTAAAGCCATTGCTGCCGGAGGTCTTTTTGCAGCGGCACTGACTTTGGCATTGGGAATCTCCATATTTCCCTTATTCTTTCTAGGTCCTCTGGCAGGAGGTTATCTAAGCATATATCTAACTAAAAAATATGAAATGGATGGAGTAAAAGATGGTGCTCTTTCCGGATTAGTTGGAGGGGTGGTTATTAGTTTAATTTCCTTTGCAGGCATAGGAATATTGAGCACATTAATTGGACTTTTTTCCGCTAATCTAGGAGATATAGCTAGTTTAATTGGAATTTTAGCCGGTATTCTGTTTACCTCCATTATATTGATTATTTTTGTAGTTTTAGGGGCCTTGGGTGGAGTTTTAGCTGAAAATATGAGAGAAAAAAGTATTAATTAG